One genomic region from Nocardia vinacea encodes:
- the nbtS gene encoding nocobactin biosynthesis salicylate synthase NbtS — MSTTERLRVEYVTDPAAAMSRLAAAERFGEYVMYERPGEWVFAADPLGGVELDANELRVSWDGRGTTSAWEGSPARVIDNALATLPLGGRRAYGWIGFEFCAWALDATQHLDPRTALAHLMIPRIEVRVGEFGVRISGATPAEANDIHDLIAASQETELPQAHPVDVRLDPTGYRDRVAEAVAEIRSGRYQKVVLSRKVDLPFAVDVPASYRLGRANNTPARSFLLRLGGLEAAGFSPELVASVDEDRVVTTEPLAGTRAFGLGEAIDMAARADLITDPKEIVEHAISVQTSFAEITAVADPGTPAVSDFMAVRERGSVQHLASTVRGRLAADRSSWDALEVLFPSVTASGIPKRAGVDSVFRLDGAPRGLYSGAVVTISPSGAMEATLVLRAVYQTTEGAWLRAGAGIVGQSRPEREFEETCEKLGSVAPYVVKA; from the coding sequence TTGTCGACCACGGAGCGCTTGCGCGTTGAGTATGTGACCGATCCGGCGGCAGCGATGTCCCGGCTGGCGGCGGCCGAGCGCTTCGGCGAATACGTAATGTACGAACGGCCCGGCGAATGGGTATTCGCGGCGGATCCGCTCGGCGGCGTCGAACTCGACGCGAACGAATTGCGCGTGTCCTGGGACGGCCGCGGCACCACTAGTGCCTGGGAGGGTAGCCCGGCGCGGGTCATCGACAACGCCCTCGCCACGCTGCCGCTCGGCGGGCGTCGAGCCTACGGCTGGATCGGATTCGAATTCTGCGCATGGGCATTGGATGCGACGCAACATCTGGATCCGCGAACCGCACTGGCCCATCTGATGATTCCGCGCATCGAGGTGCGGGTCGGTGAGTTCGGCGTCCGGATTTCCGGTGCGACACCGGCCGAGGCCAATGACATTCACGATCTCATCGCCGCCTCGCAGGAGACCGAGCTGCCGCAGGCGCATCCGGTCGACGTGCGTCTCGATCCGACCGGATATCGCGATCGGGTCGCCGAGGCGGTCGCGGAAATCCGTTCCGGCCGTTATCAGAAGGTCGTTCTGTCCAGGAAGGTCGATCTGCCGTTCGCGGTGGACGTCCCGGCCAGTTACCGGCTCGGCCGCGCCAACAACACTCCGGCGCGGTCGTTCCTGCTTCGCCTCGGTGGACTCGAGGCGGCCGGATTCAGTCCGGAGTTGGTCGCCTCCGTCGACGAGGATCGGGTGGTCACCACCGAGCCGCTCGCCGGGACGCGCGCCTTCGGGCTGGGCGAAGCCATCGATATGGCGGCTCGGGCTGACCTCATCACCGATCCCAAAGAGATCGTGGAGCACGCGATTTCGGTGCAGACCTCCTTTGCCGAAATCACCGCGGTGGCCGATCCCGGCACGCCCGCGGTCTCCGATTTCATGGCGGTTCGGGAACGCGGCAGCGTGCAGCATCTGGCTTCCACGGTGCGCGGGCGGCTGGCCGCGGACCGTTCCAGCTGGGACGCGCTGGAGGTTTTGTTCCCGTCGGTCACCGCTTCCGGTATTCCGAAGCGCGCAGGCGTCGACTCGGTGTTCCGTCTCGACGGTGCGCCGCGCGGCCTGTATTCCGGTGCTGTGGTGACGATTTCGCCGAGCGGTGCGATGGAGGCGACGCTGGTGCTGCGGGCGGTCTACCAGACCACCGAGGGTGCGTGGCTGCGGGCGGGCGCGGGCATTGTCGGGCAGTCGCGCCCGGAGCGGGAATTCGAGGAGACCTGCGAAAAGTTGGGCAGCGTCGCGCCTTACGTAGTCAAGGCTTAG
- a CDS encoding DUF2127 domain-containing protein: MDWALRACGWHGHYTYAPDEQDLAERLHVQTVAGVAWRCLRCGTFVPGEPVGSGPADHAPEVPRGRLLRDRWLMRALAIERLARGLLLVVAALAVFKFRSSREDMRAAFDEELPLLRPLADQIGWDIDRSKIVHLIDDAFSLSNPTLLWVAIGILAYAALQGIEAVGLWLVKRWGEYFAVVATSIFLPLEIYELTEKITVLRIGALLINIAAVVWLVYSKRLFGVRGGGAAYHAEHSTESLLSVERSALAVPAE; the protein is encoded by the coding sequence ATGGATTGGGCGTTACGCGCGTGCGGCTGGCACGGCCATTACACCTATGCGCCGGACGAGCAGGATCTGGCGGAGCGGCTGCATGTTCAGACGGTGGCCGGTGTCGCGTGGCGGTGTCTGCGCTGCGGCACTTTCGTACCCGGCGAACCGGTGGGGTCCGGGCCCGCCGACCATGCTCCGGAGGTGCCGCGCGGGCGACTGCTGCGGGACCGCTGGCTGATGCGGGCGTTGGCGATCGAGCGGTTGGCACGCGGTTTGCTCTTGGTGGTCGCCGCGCTCGCGGTCTTCAAATTCCGGTCCTCGCGCGAGGATATGCGGGCGGCCTTCGATGAGGAACTGCCGCTGCTGCGGCCGCTGGCCGATCAGATCGGCTGGGATATCGACCGATCCAAGATCGTGCATTTGATCGATGACGCGTTCTCACTGTCGAATCCGACCCTGCTGTGGGTGGCCATCGGCATCCTCGCCTATGCGGCGCTGCAGGGGATCGAGGCGGTCGGGCTCTGGTTGGTGAAGCGCTGGGGTGAGTACTTCGCGGTGGTCGCGACCAGCATCTTCCTGCCGTTGGAGATCTACGAGTTGACCGAGAAGATCACCGTGCTGCGCATCGGCGCGCTGCTGATCAATATCGCAGCGGTGGTCTGGCTGGTCTACAGCAAGCGGTTGTTCGGAGTGCGCGGCGGCGGGGCCGCGTACCACGCGGAGCACAGCACGGAGAGCCTGTTGAGCGTCGAGCGGTCGGCGCTCGCGGTGCCCGCGGAGTAA
- a CDS encoding HAD-IB family hydrolase, whose product MVEQSAAVPTDLAAAIAAIRSGPQGPEVAAVFDFATVVDGFGPLSRWTFRRDKSRITADTLLGSIRNGLTDGEYSRFLQQAMRTLAEQPEAELDELGTLLFRKKIYGHLYPEAWQLIRTHEAAGHTVVLATALTRFQVEPAAAELGIEHVLYTRMATTDGVLTGYADGKTLWRNGKADAVREFAAAHGLDISRSYVYADSIADLPLLSVVGHPVAVNPERKLGTAAAEQNWPVLTFHPRQPPRPTDYLRTVAGFAGLLAGALLGVLSKSYTRQRRKMADALMAYGTGATLGATGIRLRVSGAENARAPRPAVFLFNHQSQFDVIIVPKVLEGGVTGIGKKELTKNPIFGPLMRFVGVTFIDRANTTQAKAALAPVVQTLRGGLSIAVSPEGTRSYTPRVGPFKKGAFHIAIQAGVPVIPVVIRNAGEINWRNSMVARKGTVDVAILDPIDVGSWDANDMDDNVEAVRQLYTDTLLNWPSPDR is encoded by the coding sequence ATGGTCGAACAGAGCGCCGCGGTCCCAACGGATCTCGCGGCGGCCATCGCCGCGATCCGGTCCGGGCCGCAGGGGCCGGAAGTCGCCGCGGTCTTCGACTTCGCCACCGTTGTGGATGGTTTCGGGCCGCTGTCGCGGTGGACATTCCGGCGCGATAAGAGCCGAATTACTGCGGACACCCTGCTCGGCAGCATCCGCAACGGCCTCACCGATGGCGAATACAGCCGATTCCTCCAGCAGGCCATGCGGACACTCGCCGAGCAGCCCGAAGCCGAGCTGGACGAGTTGGGCACGCTGCTGTTCCGAAAGAAAATCTACGGGCACCTGTATCCCGAAGCGTGGCAGCTGATCCGGACGCACGAAGCCGCCGGGCACACCGTGGTGCTCGCGACCGCGCTGACCCGATTCCAGGTCGAACCCGCTGCGGCCGAACTCGGTATCGAGCATGTGCTGTACACCCGGATGGCGACCACCGATGGCGTGCTCACCGGTTACGCCGACGGAAAAACCCTGTGGCGCAATGGCAAGGCCGATGCGGTTCGCGAATTCGCGGCAGCACACGGGCTGGATATCAGCCGCAGCTACGTCTACGCGGACAGCATCGCCGATCTGCCGCTGCTTTCGGTGGTCGGGCATCCGGTAGCGGTGAATCCCGAGCGAAAGCTCGGTACCGCGGCCGCCGAACAGAATTGGCCGGTACTGACGTTCCATCCGCGCCAACCGCCGCGCCCGACCGACTATCTACGCACCGTCGCCGGATTCGCCGGGCTACTGGCCGGGGCGCTGCTCGGCGTGCTCAGCAAGTCCTACACGCGTCAGCGCCGGAAGATGGCCGATGCGCTGATGGCCTACGGAACCGGTGCCACGCTCGGCGCGACCGGCATCCGGCTGCGGGTCAGCGGTGCGGAAAATGCCCGCGCCCCACGACCCGCCGTGTTCCTGTTCAACCATCAGAGCCAGTTCGACGTGATCATCGTGCCCAAGGTGCTCGAAGGCGGGGTCACCGGAATCGGCAAGAAGGAGCTGACAAAGAATCCGATCTTCGGTCCGCTGATGCGGTTCGTCGGGGTCACCTTCATCGATCGTGCCAACACCACGCAGGCCAAGGCGGCGCTGGCGCCGGTGGTGCAGACGCTGCGCGGCGGGCTGTCGATCGCGGTCTCACCCGAAGGCACCCGGTCGTATACGCCGCGCGTCGGCCCATTCAAGAAGGGCGCCTTCCACATCGCGATCCAGGCCGGGGTGCCGGTGATCCCGGTGGTAATCCGCAATGCGGGTGAAATCAACTGGCGCAACTCGATGGTCGCGCGCAAGGGCACCGTCGACGTGGCCATCCTCGACCCGATCGACGTCGGCAGTTGGGACGCGAACGATATGGACGACAACGTCGAAGCCGTTCGTCAGCTGTACACCGACACCCTGCTGAACTGGCCGTCGCCGGACCGCTGA
- a CDS encoding TetR/AcrR family transcriptional regulator translates to MARQQERARRTRAAIIRSAAVEFGKSGYAAASLNRILEGSRATKGAMYFHFDSKEDLARAVLETAVDRYRTSAERWLARTDLGPLDVLHGMVDEVALRLEHDIIVQAEFRLIIEPDFYRDVQTGGGRIVGRATRVLAVRAIDQGQLRADADPDRFTRTISAALAGQRYLIDILGNGVDLRTRFQEALEVVVEAMATPEWAEKFRNDGWRAQARLEELGLGA, encoded by the coding sequence ATGGCACGGCAGCAAGAGCGGGCCCGCCGGACACGCGCGGCGATAATCAGGTCCGCCGCCGTTGAGTTCGGGAAGAGCGGCTATGCCGCTGCATCGCTCAACCGCATATTGGAAGGTTCACGCGCCACCAAGGGCGCCATGTACTTTCATTTCGATTCCAAGGAAGATCTCGCACGCGCGGTACTCGAGACCGCGGTCGACCGATACCGCACATCGGCCGAGCGTTGGCTTGCCAGAACGGATCTCGGTCCACTCGACGTCCTGCACGGGATGGTCGACGAGGTGGCATTGCGACTCGAGCACGACATCATCGTGCAGGCTGAATTCCGGTTGATCATCGAACCGGACTTCTATCGCGATGTGCAGACCGGCGGCGGTCGAATAGTCGGCCGCGCCACCAGAGTGCTCGCGGTTCGCGCCATCGATCAGGGCCAGCTGCGCGCCGACGCCGACCCGGACCGCTTCACCCGCACCATCTCTGCCGCCCTGGCCGGCCAGCGCTATCTGATCGACATCCTCGGCAACGGGGTCGATCTGCGTACCCGGTTCCAGGAGGCGCTCGAAGTCGTGGTCGAGGCGATGGCCACGCCCGAATGGGCCGAGAAGTTCCGCAACGACGGCTGGCGCGCACAGGCTCGACTCGAAGAGCTCGGTTTGGGAGCCTGA
- a CDS encoding glycerol-3-phosphate 1-O-acyltransferase — MIDHRGDSPAPARAAAPDSVVTLIDASSGVERELVGAWLADGGLKHELGIDAPITQLDLDADAIGDRLVGRRDDPLVVPIRVVWLPPERDGVRRITFADLALLTNPRKPNRLAQRRLVGKSPDRHVVLTGQPALLSELRANNPEAAALLMKGSAEPFARAIVRAAVVALERAERSIIGDRYKVPRLVAEEILDSPDFLRRLELIADQLGTSPHEVYRRAEKALNELVAAQSRLVSDLFTQAMRPIHASTWKVDSDDSGLDGLRALNRNHPLVFLPSHRSYVDAFVLGDVLARNDFPPNHVIGGANLSFWPMGPIARRTGTVFIRRSFGDDEVYKAVVEEYFAYLLAKRFNMEWYFEGGRTRTGKLRPPRYGLLNYLASAVRSNRIDDVLLVPVSITYERLNELGAIATEQAGGKKKPEGLAWMARYIRSQQHSAGHVYVRFGEPLSARDRLAAYGDPLSPAPTIIPLHRTEPAGTEPSNVTESAEVAELERKAVQRLAFEVAVGINTVTPITVNALATLALLGVHERALTLGEVRTVLAPVLRYIEKRGLPRGELAALRDEQSLAVVLEQLSLAKVVTVYRGGLEPVYSIESGAHLEAAFYRNSAVHWFINRAILELSILCALEMQAPDQLRAGWDEAFRLRDLLKFEFFFPERAEFSAQMTAEMLLVDPDWHQHTAADTLGEDILHKLTASGFMMAHRTLRAFVDAQLVVAERLTAHDSAEEIDRKEFIDECVAVGKQMLLQQRLHSPESVSTELFSSALKLADNHGLLTRVSHDSAKPRAELTRRRIEFADQLRIIATRISQAAALDPSNMPARGA, encoded by the coding sequence ATGATCGATCACCGCGGGGATTCGCCCGCTCCAGCTCGAGCGGCAGCCCCCGATTCGGTGGTGACACTGATCGATGCGAGCTCCGGCGTGGAACGCGAACTCGTCGGCGCCTGGCTGGCCGACGGCGGACTGAAGCACGAACTCGGCATCGACGCACCCATCACCCAGTTGGATCTGGATGCGGATGCTATCGGCGATCGACTGGTCGGACGCCGCGACGATCCGCTTGTGGTGCCGATCCGGGTGGTGTGGCTGCCGCCGGAGCGCGACGGGGTCCGCCGCATCACCTTCGCCGACCTGGCCCTGCTGACCAATCCACGCAAGCCGAACCGACTCGCGCAACGCCGGTTGGTCGGCAAGTCCCCGGACCGCCATGTGGTGCTCACCGGGCAGCCCGCTCTGCTCAGCGAATTGCGCGCTAATAATCCGGAGGCCGCGGCGCTGCTCATGAAGGGCTCCGCCGAGCCGTTCGCCCGCGCCATCGTGCGCGCCGCGGTAGTCGCTCTGGAACGCGCCGAACGTTCCATCATCGGCGACCGGTACAAGGTGCCGCGGCTGGTGGCCGAGGAGATCCTCGACTCCCCCGATTTCCTGCGCAGGCTCGAACTCATCGCCGATCAGCTCGGCACGAGTCCGCACGAGGTGTACCGGCGGGCCGAGAAGGCGCTGAACGAACTCGTTGCCGCCCAGAGCAGACTGGTCTCGGATCTGTTCACCCAGGCGATGCGCCCGATCCACGCCTCGACCTGGAAGGTCGACTCCGACGACTCCGGCCTGGACGGGTTGCGCGCGCTGAACCGGAACCATCCGCTGGTCTTCCTGCCCTCGCACCGGTCCTATGTCGATGCGTTCGTACTCGGTGATGTGCTGGCCCGCAATGACTTTCCACCGAATCATGTGATCGGCGGCGCGAATCTGAGCTTCTGGCCGATGGGTCCGATCGCCCGCCGCACCGGCACAGTCTTCATCCGGCGCAGCTTCGGTGACGACGAGGTCTACAAGGCGGTGGTCGAGGAGTACTTCGCCTATCTGCTGGCCAAGCGATTCAACATGGAGTGGTACTTCGAGGGCGGCCGCACCCGCACGGGCAAGTTGCGCCCGCCACGCTACGGCTTGCTGAATTACCTTGCCTCCGCAGTCCGTTCGAATCGGATCGACGATGTGCTGCTCGTCCCGGTATCGATCACCTATGAGCGACTGAACGAACTCGGCGCCATCGCCACCGAGCAAGCGGGCGGGAAGAAGAAACCGGAGGGGCTGGCCTGGATGGCGCGTTATATACGCAGCCAACAGCATTCGGCCGGACACGTCTATGTGCGATTCGGCGAACCGCTGTCGGCGCGCGATCGCCTTGCCGCATATGGAGATCCGCTCTCCCCGGCACCGACGATCATTCCGCTGCACCGCACCGAACCAGCGGGAACCGAACCGAGCAATGTCACCGAGTCGGCGGAGGTCGCCGAGCTGGAGCGAAAGGCCGTGCAGCGATTGGCCTTCGAGGTCGCCGTCGGTATCAACACGGTCACCCCGATCACGGTCAACGCGCTGGCCACCCTGGCACTGCTCGGTGTACACGAGCGTGCGCTCACCCTCGGCGAGGTGCGCACCGTGCTGGCCCCGGTGCTGCGGTACATCGAGAAGCGTGGGTTGCCGCGCGGCGAACTGGCGGCGTTGCGCGATGAGCAGAGTCTCGCGGTGGTACTCGAGCAGTTGTCGCTGGCCAAGGTCGTAACGGTGTATCGCGGTGGGCTGGAGCCGGTGTACTCGATCGAATCGGGTGCGCATCTGGAGGCCGCATTTTATCGCAATAGCGCGGTGCATTGGTTCATCAACCGCGCCATTCTCGAATTGTCGATCCTGTGTGCCTTGGAGATGCAGGCGCCGGATCAGCTGCGGGCCGGCTGGGACGAGGCCTTCCGACTGCGCGATCTGCTGAAGTTCGAATTCTTCTTCCCGGAGCGGGCCGAGTTCTCGGCGCAGATGACCGCGGAAATGCTGCTGGTGGACCCGGATTGGCACCAGCACACAGCGGCGGACACCCTGGGCGAGGATATTCTGCACAAACTCACCGCATCCGGATTCATGATGGCGCACCGTACGCTGCGCGCGTTCGTCGACGCGCAGCTGGTCGTGGCCGAGCGGCTGACGGCTCACGACAGCGCCGAAGAGATCGATCGCAAGGAGTTCATCGACGAGTGCGTCGCGGTCGGCAAGCAGATGCTGCTGCAGCAGCGACTGCACAGTCCGGAGTCTGTCTCCACCGAATTGTTCTCCAGCGCACTCAAACTCGCGGATAACCACGGGTTGTTGACCCGCGTCAGTCATGACTCGGCCAAGCCGAGGGCCGAATTGACCCGGCGCAGAATCGAATTCGCCGACCAGCTACGCATTATCGCCACCCGGATCTCGCAGGCCGCCGCGCTGGATCCGTCCAATATGCCCGCACGGGGGGCCTGA
- a CDS encoding acyl-ACP desaturase codes for MARDLTQLELLTELEPVAEENVNRHLSLAKEWHPHDYVPWDEGRNFAALGGVDWDPEQSRLNEVAKAAMITNLLTEDNLPSYHREIAENFSQDGAWGTWVGRWTAEENRHGIVMRDYLVVTRGVDPVALEEARMIHMTNGFASPTEADAGFLHSVAYVTFQELATRVSHRNTGRVCDDPIADRMLQRVAADENLHMIFYRNMCGAALDLSPDQALEAITLILENFQMPGAGMPNFRRNGVLMAKHGIYDLRQHLEDVVQPVLKKWDIFERTDFTARGEAVRERLGLFLEKLSQDVVKFEEQRDRMLAREAKKRELAGVAAG; via the coding sequence ATGGCAAGGGATCTGACTCAACTCGAGCTGCTCACGGAGTTGGAGCCGGTTGCCGAAGAAAACGTCAACCGGCACCTCTCCCTGGCAAAGGAATGGCATCCGCACGACTATGTCCCGTGGGATGAGGGCCGCAACTTCGCGGCACTCGGCGGGGTGGACTGGGACCCGGAGCAGTCCCGACTGAACGAGGTCGCGAAGGCGGCCATGATCACGAACCTGCTCACCGAAGACAATCTGCCCTCCTACCACCGCGAGATCGCCGAGAACTTCTCACAGGACGGCGCCTGGGGCACCTGGGTGGGTCGCTGGACCGCCGAGGAGAACCGCCACGGCATCGTCATGCGCGACTACCTCGTGGTGACTCGTGGCGTCGATCCCGTGGCGCTCGAAGAGGCGCGCATGATCCACATGACCAACGGATTCGCTTCGCCGACCGAGGCCGATGCCGGCTTCTTGCACTCGGTCGCGTACGTGACCTTCCAGGAGCTGGCCACCCGGGTCAGCCACCGCAATACCGGCCGGGTCTGCGACGACCCGATCGCCGATCGGATGCTGCAGCGCGTCGCCGCCGACGAGAACTTGCACATGATCTTCTACCGCAACATGTGCGGCGCGGCCCTGGATCTGTCCCCGGACCAGGCGCTCGAGGCGATCACACTGATCCTGGAGAACTTCCAGATGCCCGGCGCCGGTATGCCCAACTTCCGCCGCAACGGGGTACTGATGGCCAAGCACGGCATCTACGATCTGCGCCAGCACCTCGAAGATGTGGTGCAGCCCGTGCTGAAGAAGTGGGACATCTTCGAACGCACCGATTTCACCGCACGCGGCGAGGCCGTGCGCGAACGGCTCGGCCTGTTCCTGGAGAAGCTGAGTCAGGACGTCGTCAAGTTCGAAGAGCAGCGCGACCGCATGCTCGCCCGTGAGGCCAAGAAGCGCGAGCTCGCCGGGGTCGCCGCCGGCTGA
- a CDS encoding polyprenol monophosphomannose synthase, translating to MRVTVVVPTYNERENLPVAVERLTALSVPDLHVLVVDDNSPDGTGEIADKLAAELPNVVGVLHRTEKDGLGRAYVAGITRALEEGADVVIQMDADLSHPAEVIPAMLEKLDTTDAGVVLGSRYVPGGSTAEEWKWYRKALSAWANFYVNLILRLAVKDATAGFKAWEADTLRAIDVASIRSNGYSFQVEMNYRTVKKGITIAEVPIRFEERTLGASKMSLKVQLESALMPWKLLFGRSV from the coding sequence TTGAGGGTTACCGTTGTTGTGCCGACCTACAACGAGCGGGAGAATCTGCCGGTTGCGGTGGAGCGGCTGACGGCGCTGTCGGTGCCCGATCTGCATGTGCTCGTGGTGGATGACAATTCGCCGGACGGGACCGGTGAGATCGCCGACAAGCTGGCGGCCGAGCTGCCGAATGTCGTCGGCGTGCTGCACCGCACCGAAAAGGACGGATTGGGCCGCGCGTACGTGGCAGGGATCACCCGGGCACTGGAAGAGGGCGCCGATGTGGTGATCCAGATGGACGCCGACCTGTCGCATCCTGCTGAGGTCATTCCGGCCATGCTGGAGAAGCTGGACACCACCGATGCCGGGGTCGTGCTCGGGTCCCGCTACGTGCCCGGCGGGTCCACCGCCGAGGAGTGGAAGTGGTACCGCAAGGCGCTGTCCGCCTGGGCCAACTTCTACGTGAACCTGATCCTGCGACTGGCCGTCAAGGACGCGACCGCCGGATTCAAAGCATGGGAGGCCGATACGCTGCGCGCCATCGACGTGGCGTCGATCCGCAGCAACGGGTACTCGTTCCAGGTCGAGATGAACTACCGCACCGTCAAGAAGGGCATCACGATCGCCGAGGTGCCGATCCGGTTCGAGGAGCGCACCCTCGGCGCCTCCAAGATGAGCCTCAAGGTGCAACTGGAATCCGCGTTGATGCCGTGGAAGCTGCTGTTCGGCCGCTCGGTCTGA
- a CDS encoding (2,3-dihydroxybenzoyl)adenylate synthase: MTSTSTSPTHRDGYVPFPTADAATYRAAGYWTGRPLGDLLRATATRHPHRTALLDADSARTYAWVDAEADRMAHGLLALGIAPGDRVVVQLPNVPEFLTVLFGLLRAGIIPVLTLPAHRRAEIEHLAGLSEAVAYIVADRLGDFDYRELAETVRSAVPTLRHVLVLGDPGTFTALNSIPRDGGSLPDIDPSDIALMLVSGGTTGLPKLIARTHDDYVYNATASAEVCGLTEDDVYLATLPAAHNFPLACPGILGTVSVGAAVTFITDPSPESAFATIERHRVTVTAVVPPLAQLWCAATEWEDADLGSLHLLQVGGARLAEVNAREVAPALGVQLQQVFGMAEGLLNYTRLGDTADIVCTTQGRPLSPADEVRVVDADGNDVAPGQEGELLTKGPYTIRGYYRAPEHNARAFTPDGYYRSGDLVRRLPSGHLIVSGRIKDVINRGGENISCDELEEHLLAYPSVRHAAAVGLSDAALGEKVCAVLVVDSEMPTLAQLKSFLTDRGLATYKLPDLLRQVDKLPITAVGKIDKKALRADHG, from the coding sequence GTGACTTCGACATCCACCTCGCCCACCCATCGCGACGGCTACGTCCCCTTCCCAACCGCCGACGCCGCGACCTATCGCGCGGCCGGTTACTGGACCGGCCGCCCACTCGGCGACCTGCTGCGCGCGACCGCGACCCGACACCCGCACCGCACGGCCCTGCTCGATGCCGACAGCGCGCGCACCTACGCATGGGTGGATGCCGAGGCAGACCGAATGGCGCACGGTTTACTCGCACTCGGCATCGCGCCGGGCGATCGGGTGGTCGTACAACTGCCGAATGTGCCGGAGTTCTTGACGGTCCTGTTCGGATTGCTGCGCGCCGGAATCATTCCGGTGCTGACCCTGCCCGCGCATCGCCGCGCCGAAATCGAGCATCTGGCCGGACTTTCCGAAGCGGTCGCGTACATCGTGGCGGACCGGCTCGGTGACTTCGACTACCGCGAACTGGCCGAAACCGTCCGTTCGGCCGTACCCACCCTGCGTCACGTTCTGGTACTCGGCGATCCGGGAACGTTCACCGCTCTAAATTCGATTCCCCGCGACGGTGGTTCACTGCCCGACATCGATCCGAGCGATATCGCGCTGATGCTGGTCTCCGGCGGTACCACCGGCTTGCCGAAGCTCATCGCACGCACCCACGACGACTACGTCTACAACGCCACCGCAAGCGCCGAGGTCTGCGGACTGACCGAGGACGACGTCTACCTCGCGACACTGCCCGCCGCACACAACTTCCCACTCGCCTGCCCCGGCATCCTCGGCACCGTATCGGTCGGCGCGGCCGTCACCTTCATCACCGATCCGAGCCCGGAGAGCGCCTTCGCCACCATCGAACGCCATCGCGTCACCGTCACCGCCGTCGTGCCGCCACTGGCCCAACTCTGGTGTGCGGCAACCGAATGGGAGGACGCCGATCTCGGCTCCCTGCACCTGCTTCAGGTCGGCGGCGCGCGGCTGGCCGAGGTGAATGCCCGCGAGGTTGCGCCCGCACTGGGCGTCCAACTGCAACAGGTCTTCGGTATGGCCGAGGGCCTGCTCAACTACACCCGCCTCGGCGACACCGCCGATATCGTCTGCACCACCCAGGGCCGTCCGCTCTCGCCTGCCGACGAGGTGCGGGTCGTGGATGCCGACGGCAACGATGTCGCCCCCGGCCAAGAGGGTGAACTACTCACCAAGGGCCCCTACACAATCCGCGGCTATTACCGCGCCCCCGAACACAATGCCCGCGCCTTCACCCCCGACGGCTACTACCGCTCCGGCGATCTCGTGCGCCGACTGCCGAGCGGGCATCTGATCGTCTCCGGCCGCATCAAGGACGTCATCAACCGCGGCGGCGAGAACATCTCCTGCGACGAACTCGAGGAACATCTGCTCGCCTACCCGTCCGTCCGGCATGCCGCCGCCGTCGGCCTGTCCGATGCCGCATTGGGTGAAAAGGTCTGCGCCGTGCTCGTTGTCGACAGCGAAATGCCGACCCTGGCGCAGCTCAAATCCTTCCTCACCGACCGCGGCCTGGCGACCTACAAACTCCCGGACCTGCTCCGCCAGGTCGACAAACTTCCGATCACCGCCGTCGGCAAGATCGACAAGAAGGCTCTGCGCGCCGACCACGGATGA